One Thermodesulfobacteriota bacterium genomic region harbors:
- the cysC gene encoding adenylyl-sulfate kinase: protein MQRFVIPHNHEITKEDRRKLNGHGSVILWFTGLPSAGKSTLANEVEKKLISTGVRTFILDGDNVRMGLCKDLGFSEGDRAENIRRIGEVSKLFVNAGCIVLSAFVSPYRRDRDAVRALVEDGEFVEIYVKAPLEVCEQRDVKGLYKKAREGVIKGFTGIDDPYEEPLNPEITIETDKVSLAEGAEQILGYLSGRHVLNSN, encoded by the coding sequence ATGCAGAGATTTGTTATACCTCACAACCACGAGATAACGAAGGAGGACAGGCGGAAGCTGAACGGGCACGGCTCCGTGATACTATGGTTCACGGGGCTCCCGAGCGCCGGTAAATCCACTCTCGCGAACGAGGTCGAGAAGAAGCTTATCTCAACGGGCGTGAGGACGTTCATACTGGACGGAGACAACGTAAGGATGGGGCTTTGCAAGGACCTGGGGTTCTCGGAAGGCGACAGGGCCGAGAACATAAGGCGCATAGGGGAGGTGTCGAAGCTCTTCGTAAACGCAGGATGCATAGTGCTTTCGGCGTTCGTCAGCCCCTACAGGAGGGACAGGGACGCCGTGAGGGCGCTCGTCGAAGACGGCGAGTTCGTCGAGATATACGTGAAGGCCCCTCTCGAGGTATGCGAGCAGAGGGACGTCAAGGGGCTCTACAAGAAGGCGAGAGAGGGCGTTATAAAAGGGTTCACCGGGATCGACGACCCATATGAGGAGCCGCTAAACCCCGAGATAACCATAGAGACCGACAAGGTGAGCCTCGCCGAGGGCGCCGAGCAGATACTCGGCTACCTCTCCGGCAGGCATGTGCTGAATTCGAATTAG
- a CDS encoding GDP-mannose 4,6-dehydratase gives MKKALISGAAGQDGSYMAEFLRSIGYEVHAIVNGSSRHGGYGDREGRGTPVRHHPCDTSDPEQLTRLIQDICPDEVYHFESRGRISLKYDMHEFSGDITGLSSLTVLESIKQSGAGCRFCQSSSGEIFGSTPPPQNESSPFRPHSPYACAKLMSHLSAVNYREAHGLFASSGILFNHESPRKGEIFVSRKITSAVARIRACEQKYLILGDLRPERDWGYAPEYVEMMWKILENGTPGDYVIGTGESHTVGEFVEEAFSYAGLDWEEHVRIDPRFFRPTDSRGFRADYTKAKNELGWEPRIRFRELVRIMVDADMRALGLEPPGEGDRAIRESFPEVWWETE, from the coding sequence ATGAAGAAAGCGTTGATCAGCGGTGCGGCGGGACAGGACGGGTCTTATATGGCCGAATTTCTCCGGTCGATCGGGTACGAGGTGCACGCCATTGTAAACGGTTCGAGCAGGCACGGCGGATACGGAGACCGGGAGGGACGCGGGACCCCGGTCAGGCACCACCCCTGCGACACGTCCGATCCTGAACAGCTTACCAGGCTCATCCAGGATATATGCCCGGACGAGGTCTATCACTTCGAGTCGCGCGGCAGGATTTCCCTGAAGTACGATATGCACGAATTCTCAGGAGACATCACAGGGCTCAGCTCCCTCACTGTGCTGGAATCGATAAAGCAGAGCGGCGCCGGGTGCAGGTTCTGCCAGTCCTCGTCGGGCGAGATTTTCGGCTCTACTCCACCTCCCCAGAACGAGTCTTCCCCGTTCCGTCCGCACAGCCCCTACGCGTGCGCCAAGCTTATGTCCCACCTCTCTGCTGTGAACTACAGGGAGGCGCACGGCCTCTTCGCCTCAAGCGGCATCCTGTTCAACCACGAATCGCCCCGGAAGGGGGAGATATTCGTTTCGAGGAAGATAACGAGCGCGGTCGCCCGTATCAGGGCTTGCGAACAGAAATATCTCATTCTCGGGGACCTCAGGCCGGAGAGGGACTGGGGCTACGCGCCCGAGTACGTTGAGATGATGTGGAAGATACTCGAGAACGGCACCCCTGGGGACTACGTTATAGGCACAGGCGAGTCGCACACCGTGGGCGAGTTCGTCGAGGAGGCGTTCTCGTACGCGGGACTCGACTGGGAGGAGCACGTGAGGATAGACCCCAGGTTTTTCAGGCCTACCGACTCGAGGGGGTTCCGGGCGGACTATACTAAGGCGAAAAACGAGCTCGGCTGGGAGCCCCGGATAAGGTTCAGGGAGCTCGTGAGGATCATGGTCGACGCCGACATGAGGGCGCTCGGACTCGAGCCGCCGGGGGAGGGGGACAGGGCGATCAGGGAGAGTTTCCCGGAGGTCTGGTGGGAGACCGAGTAA
- a CDS encoding DUF5989 family protein — translation MSFLKGLTDRMGIVGELLQFFIQNKWWWITPMIIILILFAFLIIFAQSSAVAPFIYTLF, via the coding sequence ATGTCGTTCCTAAAGGGCTTGACCGACAGGATGGGGATAGTGGGGGAGCTTCTCCAGTTTTTCATACAGAACAAATGGTGGTGGATCACGCCTATGATTATCATATTGATCCTGTTTGCATTCCTTATCATATTCGCCCAGAGCTCGGCGGTGGCTCCGTTCATATACACGCTATTTTAG
- a CDS encoding carbamoyltransferase, whose amino-acid sequence MNILGISCYFHDAAAALIKDGVLVAAAEEERFSRIKHDFEFPENAIDFCLRTGGIETGDIDYVMFFEKPFIKFERLLLCSMQTFPRSMKLFREAMVTWLGDKLWVKHLLLKKLGVPASKVLFSEHHLSHAASAFYCSPFEEAAVLTVDGVGEWTTAALGVGKGTDIRLIKEIRFPHSLGLLYSAFTAFLGFEVNEGEYKVMGMAPFGRPNHVDKVYELVHVDENGGFELDMDYFSFHYSSEKTFNSKFEKLFGTPRDQKAHFFTPATGYPSYFGDKPSNYDELGAQNQYYADIAASIQVVTEQIMLKMAKYAYRETGLPKLCMAGGVALNSVANRKILSDTPFDEIYIQPAAGDGGGAVGAALYGYHALLGQPRKFVMEHAYWGEEHSASVSEDFLKENNIPYEKIEDDEKLIARVVDGLTQGKVIGWHQGRFEWGPRALGNRSILADPRRADMKDIVNVKIKFREPFRPFAPSVLVERAGDYFALDHPEKHYPARFMLYVTDVHENKRDVLPAITHVDGTGRLQTVRKELNPKYYGLIEAFGQATGVPVVLNTSFNLKGEPIVNTPGEAFNSFSKSGMDMLVLGNYVVDKDKLP is encoded by the coding sequence ATGAACATACTTGGAATCTCATGTTACTTTCACGATGCGGCGGCCGCGCTCATAAAGGACGGCGTTCTCGTAGCGGCGGCCGAGGAAGAGAGGTTCAGCCGCATAAAGCACGACTTCGAGTTCCCCGAGAACGCGATAGATTTCTGCCTGAGGACAGGCGGCATAGAGACGGGCGACATCGACTACGTGATGTTCTTCGAGAAGCCGTTCATCAAGTTCGAGAGGCTGCTCCTCTGCTCTATGCAGACGTTCCCCCGCTCGATGAAGCTCTTCAGGGAGGCAATGGTCACGTGGCTCGGAGACAAGCTCTGGGTAAAGCACCTGCTGCTCAAGAAGCTCGGCGTGCCGGCGTCGAAAGTCCTCTTCAGCGAGCACCATTTATCCCACGCCGCGAGCGCGTTCTACTGCTCTCCTTTCGAGGAGGCGGCGGTTCTGACGGTGGACGGCGTCGGGGAATGGACTACGGCCGCTCTGGGGGTCGGCAAGGGGACCGACATAAGGCTTATAAAAGAGATAAGGTTCCCACATTCGCTCGGGCTCCTCTACAGCGCGTTCACGGCGTTCCTCGGCTTCGAGGTGAACGAAGGGGAGTACAAGGTCATGGGAATGGCTCCCTTCGGCAGGCCGAATCACGTGGACAAGGTCTACGAGCTCGTACACGTGGACGAGAACGGCGGGTTCGAGCTCGATATGGACTACTTCTCGTTCCATTACTCCTCGGAAAAAACTTTCAACAGTAAATTCGAGAAACTTTTCGGTACTCCCAGAGACCAGAAGGCGCACTTCTTTACGCCGGCGACGGGATATCCGTCGTACTTCGGGGATAAGCCTTCCAATTACGACGAGCTCGGTGCGCAGAACCAGTACTACGCCGACATCGCAGCGAGCATACAGGTCGTGACCGAGCAGATAATGCTCAAGATGGCGAAGTACGCTTACAGGGAGACGGGCCTCCCCAAGCTCTGCATGGCGGGCGGGGTCGCGCTCAACAGCGTCGCCAACAGGAAGATACTGTCGGACACCCCGTTCGACGAGATATACATACAGCCCGCGGCAGGCGACGGCGGCGGCGCAGTGGGGGCCGCGCTCTACGGATACCACGCGCTCCTCGGTCAGCCCAGGAAGTTCGTCATGGAGCACGCGTACTGGGGCGAGGAGCACAGCGCTTCGGTATCCGAGGATTTTCTCAAGGAGAACAACATCCCCTACGAGAAGATCGAGGACGACGAGAAGCTCATAGCGCGCGTCGTAGACGGGCTCACTCAGGGGAAGGTCATAGGATGGCACCAGGGGAGGTTCGAATGGGGGCCGCGCGCTCTCGGGAACAGGAGCATACTGGCAGACCCCCGGAGGGCCGACATGAAGGACATAGTGAACGTGAAGATAAAGTTCAGGGAGCCCTTCCGACCGTTCGCTCCTTCCGTGCTCGTCGAAAGGGCGGGGGATTATTTCGCTCTCGACCATCCGGAGAAGCACTACCCGGCCCGCTTCATGCTCTACGTGACGGACGTCCATGAGAACAAGCGCGACGTGCTGCCGGCGATAACGCACGTGGACGGGACGGGGAGACTACAGACCGTGAGGAAGGAATTGAATCCGAAATATTACGGGCTCATAGAGGCGTTCGGTCAGGCGACCGGAGTGCCCGTCGTGCTTAACACGTCGTTCAATCTCAAGGGCGAGCCGATAGTGAACACTCCCGGGGAGGCATTCAATTCGTTCAGCAAGAGCGGCATGGACATGCTCGTGCTCGGGAATTACGTCGTCGACAAGGACAAGCTGCCCTGA
- a CDS encoding DnaJ domain-containing protein — MIILDKRKYERIVSELIDAKDIRELAERFSLDRVYYYHILKDISSGQRSPNYKLLKSVAARRKLSEDFVIEQAKSVLNFFIPYYQSFQPESLDYYKVLNVPRNASDEEIRRSWIELMKSHHPDKAGAEGLDTSKKINEAYEVLSNSAKREAYDNKHLPPTPVIVPQNEMRKYYYAASLMVVVFLAVMYASGSGLIFESTEEKERLAREIEAPELPNTVYKGDLVDTEKVDKRISEIKPIEPGKPAGDAINAAEDGKDSKTSVEPVVTAPETPEKPDESKSAEADQSSEAKTEIAGAGTEDASLQAGTDTARIAPSEGAEAVSADNADITAPVEEPDKAIEITEVTIEEKEEKTASAQADNAKDKTQAKTGDEASEPETKEEIKDEEIKDKDEKQESLKVADASLEKPAAEETKEVSSGKDSSQGDAEIESPEKEAAPEAGLAAKTEEPAEKKGEVTEITMPEPEKKPADGEYYTVRKGDSLWSIAHKFDTTTDELSRLNGLGNNKIDIGDKLLISGEGVPVVKPKPEIAAAEKKQEKAGPAPVDPAGKVKLPEPLITEVEKPAKQPVKSDITEDFDPKIATSAVAIRDTSRSAPEPIPPAVAPPDRNSVYVFVSSYVAAYKNRDIDRVKALFAPDAVENGVGIAKVLNTYSSNFSKLDIVSYEVKVNRVSLQNTLGLVRGDFYITFKDQRTGVLKSSRGNINWRLFWSDGGWKIQELTYRIEHTDTVGG; from the coding sequence ATGATCATACTGGATAAGAGGAAATACGAGCGGATAGTATCCGAGCTGATAGACGCCAAGGACATAAGGGAGCTCGCCGAGAGGTTCTCCCTGGACAGGGTCTATTACTACCACATACTTAAAGATATTTCCTCTGGTCAGCGCTCACCGAATTACAAGCTGCTCAAGAGCGTAGCCGCCAGGCGGAAGCTCAGCGAGGACTTCGTTATAGAGCAGGCGAAGTCGGTCCTCAACTTCTTCATCCCGTATTACCAGAGCTTCCAGCCGGAATCCCTCGACTACTACAAGGTGCTGAACGTCCCCCGCAACGCATCCGACGAGGAGATCAGGCGGAGCTGGATAGAGCTCATGAAGTCCCATCACCCCGACAAAGCGGGGGCAGAGGGGCTCGATACCTCGAAAAAGATAAACGAAGCGTATGAAGTCCTCAGCAACAGCGCCAAGAGGGAAGCGTACGACAACAAGCACCTCCCTCCCACGCCCGTCATAGTGCCTCAGAACGAGATGAGGAAATATTATTACGCGGCGTCCCTCATGGTCGTCGTGTTCCTGGCGGTCATGTACGCTTCGGGCTCGGGCCTTATATTCGAGTCAACGGAGGAAAAAGAGAGGCTAGCGCGGGAAATAGAGGCGCCCGAGCTCCCGAACACCGTTTACAAGGGCGACCTCGTCGATACGGAAAAGGTCGACAAGAGGATTTCCGAAATAAAGCCCATAGAGCCCGGGAAACCGGCCGGGGATGCGATTAACGCCGCCGAAGACGGGAAGGACTCTAAAACCTCCGTCGAGCCGGTAGTGACAGCGCCGGAGACGCCTGAAAAACCGGATGAGAGCAAGTCGGCGGAAGCGGATCAGTCAAGCGAGGCGAAGACCGAGATTGCCGGGGCCGGGACGGAAGACGCTTCACTACAAGCCGGGACCGATACCGCCCGGATCGCTCCGTCTGAGGGCGCCGAAGCTGTCTCAGCCGATAATGCTGATATAACCGCGCCTGTGGAGGAGCCTGACAAGGCTATAGAGATCACGGAAGTGACCATAGAGGAGAAAGAGGAGAAAACCGCATCCGCACAAGCGGATAACGCGAAGGATAAGACCCAGGCAAAGACCGGGGATGAGGCGTCCGAGCCTGAAACCAAGGAAGAAATCAAAGATGAAGAAATCAAAGATAAGGATGAAAAGCAAGAGTCACTCAAAGTAGCCGACGCGTCGCTTGAGAAACCTGCAGCCGAGGAGACGAAAGAAGTTTCTTCCGGCAAGGACTCTTCTCAGGGTGATGCGGAGATCGAGTCTCCGGAAAAAGAAGCCGCGCCAGAAGCCGGTTTAGCCGCAAAGACGGAAGAACCCGCGGAGAAAAAGGGCGAGGTAACGGAAATAACCATGCCTGAACCCGAAAAGAAGCCGGCCGACGGGGAATACTACACGGTGAGGAAAGGCGACTCTCTCTGGTCTATAGCGCATAAGTTCGATACGACGACTGACGAGCTTTCGAGGCTGAACGGCCTCGGGAACAACAAGATAGACATAGGGGACAAGCTCCTTATATCCGGGGAAGGCGTTCCCGTCGTCAAGCCGAAACCCGAAATTGCCGCAGCGGAGAAAAAGCAGGAGAAAGCCGGGCCTGCCCCGGTAGACCCGGCCGGGAAAGTGAAATTGCCCGAGCCTCTGATCACAGAGGTTGAAAAGCCTGCGAAGCAGCCGGTGAAATCGGATATTACGGAGGATTTCGACCCGAAAATCGCGACGTCCGCGGTAGCGATAAGAGACACGTCGCGAAGCGCGCCTGAACCCATACCCCCTGCCGTCGCACCACCCGACAGGAATTCGGTTTACGTATTCGTGTCCTCTTACGTTGCAGCGTACAAGAACAGGGATATAGACCGCGTCAAGGCCCTTTTCGCGCCCGATGCCGTCGAAAACGGGGTAGGCATCGCCAAGGTGCTGAATACGTACAGCTCGAATTTCTCCAAGCTCGACATCGTGAGCTACGAGGTAAAGGTCAACAGGGTCTCGCTCCAGAATACTCTCGGGCTAGTGCGGGGGGACTTCTACATCACGTTCAAGGACCAGCGCACGGGCGTGCTCAAGAGCTCGAGGGGGAATATAAACTGGAGACTCTTCTGGTCGGACGGCGGGTGGAAGATACAGGAGCTCACCTACAGGATAGAGCACACGGACACCGTAGGCGGGTGA
- the ndk gene encoding nucleoside-diphosphate kinase has protein sequence MKLERTLSIIKPDGVEKNVIGEVISRFEKNGLRVAALKMAKLTKKDAEGFYAVHKERPFYGSLTDFMSRGPVVLMVLEGENAIAKNREIMGATNPAQAAEGTIRKDFATSIEENTVHGSDSPESAAFEIGYFFNALEICGG, from the coding sequence ATGAAATTGGAACGCACATTATCGATTATAAAACCCGACGGAGTAGAAAAAAACGTGATCGGAGAGGTCATCAGCAGGTTCGAGAAGAACGGTCTCAGGGTAGCGGCCCTCAAGATGGCGAAGCTCACCAAAAAGGACGCGGAAGGGTTCTACGCAGTGCATAAGGAAAGGCCCTTTTACGGGAGCCTCACCGATTTCATGTCGAGAGGCCCTGTCGTGCTCATGGTGCTCGAAGGCGAGAACGCTATCGCCAAAAACAGGGAGATAATGGGCGCTACCAACCCCGCCCAGGCGGCTGAAGGGACGATAAGGAAGGACTTCGCCACGAGCATCGAGGAGAACACCGTCCACGGGTCGGACTCCCCCGAATCGGCCGCCTTCGAGATCGGCTACTTCTTCAACGCGCTCGAGATTTGCGGGGGATGA
- the lipB gene encoding lipoyl(octanoyl) transferase LipB — MDSEIKCVINWEYLGRVGYADGLRLQNERREMLRRERPEACGYLLLLEHNPVITDGRFGKGGNIILPPEELEKRGVETYKTERGGDVTFHGPGQLVAYPIIDLRALGLGAKSYVRALEETIVRLLQDYDIKGITMEKLRGVWAYGGKIASVGVSVSNGITMHGCAFNVNTDLSWFSMIIPCGLEGVMITSLKDVLGEEMDFDAVTRAFVRYFGEVFGAEMREGV, encoded by the coding sequence ATGGACTCGGAGATAAAGTGCGTAATTAATTGGGAATACCTCGGGAGGGTCGGCTATGCGGACGGCCTCAGGCTCCAGAACGAGCGCAGGGAGATGCTGCGGAGGGAGCGTCCGGAGGCATGCGGGTATCTGCTCCTGCTCGAGCATAACCCGGTCATAACGGACGGCAGGTTCGGGAAGGGAGGGAATATTATCCTCCCGCCCGAGGAACTGGAAAAGCGCGGGGTCGAGACGTACAAGACCGAAAGGGGAGGGGACGTCACGTTCCACGGGCCGGGGCAGCTGGTCGCGTACCCGATAATAGACCTACGGGCGTTAGGCCTGGGGGCGAAGTCATACGTGCGCGCGCTCGAAGAGACGATAGTGCGGCTGCTTCAGGATTACGACATTAAGGGCATAACCATGGAGAAGCTCCGGGGCGTCTGGGCGTACGGAGGCAAGATCGCCTCCGTAGGGGTTTCGGTGAGTAACGGCATAACGATGCACGGCTGCGCGTTCAACGTGAACACGGACTTGAGCTGGTTTTCGATGATAATACCGTGCGGGCTCGAAGGGGTGATGATCACGTCGCTAAAGGACGTACTCGGCGAGGAGATGGATTTCGATGCGGTCACACGGGCGTTCGTACGCTATTTCGGAGAAGTATTCGGGGCGGAGATGAGGGAGGGGGTGTGA
- the holA gene encoding DNA polymerase III subunit delta has protein sequence MKQKSGTRSGAEDFAGYIASGEPAPVLVFSGDQSYLIDMAVAGLREKLLGPSGDINYVVFSGESASGKEIADNASTYPMFSKKKLVVVKNADKLSAKELAALEPYLASPSPSACLVLIFGEGKKPKLGGGKNAAYFDFSLEKGGAVTAVREEARKLGYEINRAGADALIGLVGEDLQEIHNELVKISVYKGDRKTIGPEDVEALTKKTKFADIYQLINAISRRDKRTAHRVLGELEAAGEEPLSILGLISWRFRLIWRAKELQDRRLGQSEILKELKISPGQLYYLSEDLKKFTYEDIERIMGALAECDKKLKLSYVPKSFVLTKLVIELCARG, from the coding sequence ATGAAGCAGAAATCCGGGACAAGATCAGGCGCGGAAGACTTCGCGGGCTACATCGCCTCGGGCGAGCCCGCCCCCGTCCTCGTATTCTCAGGCGATCAGTCATATCTCATCGACATGGCCGTCGCCGGGCTCAGGGAAAAGCTCCTCGGCCCCTCGGGAGACATCAATTACGTCGTATTCAGCGGCGAGAGCGCGTCAGGCAAGGAGATCGCCGACAATGCGAGCACATACCCCATGTTCTCGAAAAAAAAGCTCGTTGTCGTGAAGAACGCCGACAAGCTTTCGGCGAAGGAGCTTGCAGCGCTCGAGCCGTATCTAGCCTCCCCGTCTCCGTCAGCCTGCCTCGTGCTCATATTCGGGGAAGGCAAGAAGCCGAAGTTGGGCGGCGGGAAGAATGCGGCCTACTTCGACTTCTCCCTCGAGAAAGGTGGCGCCGTAACGGCCGTAAGGGAAGAGGCGCGGAAGCTAGGGTACGAGATCAACCGCGCCGGGGCGGACGCGCTCATCGGGCTCGTCGGGGAGGACCTCCAGGAAATACACAACGAGCTGGTCAAGATCTCCGTTTACAAAGGGGACAGGAAAACCATAGGCCCCGAAGATGTCGAGGCCCTCACGAAGAAGACGAAGTTCGCCGACATATACCAGCTCATAAACGCCATATCCCGGAGGGACAAGCGCACGGCTCACAGGGTGTTAGGGGAACTTGAAGCCGCCGGAGAGGAGCCCCTCTCGATACTCGGCCTCATAAGCTGGAGGTTCAGGCTCATCTGGAGGGCGAAGGAGCTCCAGGACAGGAGGCTCGGACAATCCGAGATACTGAAAGAGCTGAAAATCTCACCCGGGCAGCTCTACTACCTGAGCGAGGACCTCAAAAAATTCACGTACGAGGACATAGAGCGCATCATGGGCGCGCTCGCCGAGTGCGACAAGAAGCTCAAACTGAGCTACGTGCCCAAGAGCTTCGTCCTTACGAAGCTCGTAATCGAATTGTGCGCTAGGGGATGA
- the rpsT gene encoding 30S ribosomal protein S20 has translation MAKRIKSGIKKHRQSLKKRERNTVVKSDLKTQVKKISAVIESGDQAAAEALFRETESKLKKAASKRVISKKTASRKTGRLAKRISRLSKAAEAPAQ, from the coding sequence ATGGCAAAGAGAATTAAATCGGGTATCAAGAAGCACCGTCAGAGCCTCAAGAAGAGAGAAAGGAACACGGTCGTAAAATCCGACCTCAAGACGCAGGTTAAGAAGATCAGCGCCGTGATCGAGAGCGGAGACCAGGCAGCCGCCGAGGCCCTTTTCAGGGAAACGGAATCCAAGCTGAAGAAAGCGGCTTCCAAGCGCGTGATCAGCAAGAAGACGGCGTCGCGCAAAACGGGCAGGCTCGCGAAGAGGATTTCCAGGTTATCCAAGGCAGCCGAGGCCCCCGCCCAGTAG